From the genome of Medicago truncatula cultivar Jemalong A17 chromosome 2, MtrunA17r5.0-ANR, whole genome shotgun sequence:
aaacaatgaattaGTTGAAGTCGTAAGGGATTTGGGCCCCTTAAGCAAGTGGCATGAGTCCGTTCCCCAACTCTTGCATATGGAAAAAATTCAGTTGGGCGGGAAGAACCCACCTTGTGTGCGTCACAAGTTCCCCGATTGAGATTAGTTACTGTGTAACAGCCGTCGAAACTTCATACCTATAACAcggcaacaaaaaaaagttacatttaGCAACTAATCAAAGAGGGAAATTTGATGTATTATTGTTAACATAACAGAAATTATCTAGTGTTTTGTGGCAAAACTAGTATTTATTTAACACTTTTGGGTATATTTATTGTTAGATCAAGCTTTTTAGTCGAGagtaaaatgttgattttagtGGCATTTCTTATTCCTTCTTAATCACATTCCTTATAAATGGAgtttgaagttgtatttcttgACTGTGGAGAATTTGTGAGAATGATTTGATAATGTGTGTGGTGCTGGatttacaatttcattttctgTTGTTTCACACtattggattattattttgaaattgtcAAGTGACACTGTTTGTTGTTGCTGgatacttataattttattgttgGTAAAGGCAGATCGAAACATGGTAAAACTGTAGAATGGACATCGAAAGATCTGCTTAAGGGGCTGGAAGAGTTTGTTCCTATATACGAAACACGGCCAATCAAAAACAATATGTATGGAATGGGTTTGGACCACAGCTTTGGACTTTGGTTTATTGCCCGGTGGCTTAAACCGGATCTGATGATTGAGAGTGGCGCTTTCAAAGGACATTCAACTTGGGTTTTGCGGCAAGCTATGCCAGACACACGGATTGTTTCTCTTTCACCTAGGCATCCAGAAAAGTATCTAAAAAAGGGACCTGCATATGTTGATGGTAATTGTACATATTATGCTGGAAAGGACTTTGTGGATTTTGGAAGTGTTGATTGGTCAAAAGTGATGAGGGAACATGGGATTAAGGACCTTAGTCGGgttcttatattttttgatgACCATCAAAATGAATTGAAAAGGTGAATTACAAGATCTTCCAGatgtatgattcaatagttGGGTACTTATGAATGAAATTGCTACtgattattataattgttattttgtaTGTGTCATAATGAGCAGAATCGAACAAGCTCTGAAAGCTGGGTTCCGGCATCTTGTTTTTGAGGATAACTATGACACTGGTACTGGTGACCACTATTCATTGAGGCAGATATGTGATCAATTTTACATACGAGGTGTGTAAACTCACTTTGGTATTGAATTGTcctattttattgaattttctttCTGTTTCTGTGAGAAATGCATACAAATAATATGCATAGTATAATTGacgaaaaatgaatgaaaatccAACATATAAATCCAGAAAGTTTATGAAAAACACCACTACTAGATCATAAGGAAACAAACATAAGTCTATATAGTAACTTGAAAGGTTCAAACCCAAGAAATGACTgcaaaaatacatttttgttaCAAGGAAACCACCGTTTATTAGAGTCTTGCTATTTATATGATTGGCAAAACTTTTGAGGCTTAGACACTGCCACATTTAGGTCATAGCAGTCGATCCCGGATAGCAGCGCGTAGCATCCGACCCCAAAAGTGGGATAGCGGGATAGCGTATAGCGTGAAGACTGCTGTTGAATAAtactataaagtataaacaaacacatatttatttaatataaaattaaatataaaactcaAATCTCATGAaacattcataaatcaaaacacTCAAACATCCACGGAACATTAGATTCAAATCCGAATACCAACAAATGTCAAAGAAATAATTAAGTTTATGAAAGCTTTCAAGTCTCAATCAAAACATtaaatccaaaagaaaaaagaacatatgaaataaaaagagaacAAAGAACTAGAGGAAGATAGCTGGGACATGAACAGTGGAAGACAATGGAAGCGGCACAATCGGCGGCTGCAACGGCGATGGCAATCGGTTTGCAGATTGTGCGAGGGTTGTACATCAGTTTACAGATCGTGTTTCCTGTGTTTTGTGGCGgataagagagagagttgggaAAATGTTAGGGTTTATACGAAATGCCATAAATACCCctaaaatggttttaaaattaGGGTCAACTTGCGATTTTTCCTGTTAAAATCCAATAGCGGATCAGAATCCGCTACCGTTACCCACTATAGCAGCTATAGCGGCCGCTATCTTGTACCGCACCGCTTTGACACCCACTGTAGCGACAACTATGGTTTAAGTGCGTCtgcatttcattcattttctggTTTTGTATTTGCATACATTTTCGCAGATTATATTTATGCATATCAGTGTAGGGAAATTATGCATAAACAAATGAATGTGGAATTGTACGTATGAGTTCTGCTCTAGCCAATGTCAAAAGGAATTTACGTAATACtagaaaaaaattcttaattgtGGTTTTGGTCGCAAAAATATAGGCAATGTTGGCATGAAGTCCAGCATCCATTTGTTGGTCAATGTTTGTATGGGTTCCATTCTGTTGATAATCTTCATATTGGTGGAGttacttaaattttaaaatattattctaaTAGCATTGGAGTAGGAATTTgacttttgttttgttctttgttGATGTAAGGTGGGGGACACAGTTGCTTTAAAGACAGTGATGAAGCTAGGATCAGGTCCAAAAGGAAGAAATTCTGGGAGAAAGCAGTTGATACTGAAGAACTGTGTGGGCCGGGGGAAGCATGGTGGGGAGTTAGAGGGTACATGCGTGACAACTTTAATCACAGTAATAAGCCAATATCTTACGCACAACATTTCCAGAATAGCCGGTATGTTGAATCTATTCTTGATGTGTACTGGGAACTCCCACCGGTTGCTGGGCCTTCCCTCACTCATCAAACCAGATATGATCCTGCTCGTGCTCCCAATCCTATTGTTGAAGATGGGCGATATGGTTTGTTCCAGCGGCTTGGTTTGGGTAAACTTGACAATTCTGTATTTAATGGATACACTCAAATGGTTTATTTACAGATATCTGAACAATAATTTACAGTTGCTTAGACAAGGGTATGTTGTAGTTGAAGGAAGTTTTGTAACTGTATTATTTACAAATATTTGCTTCAGCCTGATTTGGCTTAagatatagttttatttttcttgctcttttcctttttcaaattcTTTACTCATTGTTCAATTCTGTTCTGTCTAAATGTTGTTTAGTTGCTTTTTAATGTATTGTGGCTAACTTGATTGCCAATATGCTGTTATATATTATGTGTGTCACACTTTGATCACTAATTTTTCATCTCAGAAGTTCATTCATATGAAACTAAAGCAGTTGCAAAATGGACAACTACTCCTTTATCAGCAAAATGTGTGTCACACTTCGATCACTAATTTTTCATCGTGTTTCATCTCAGAAGTTGTCCAAAGTTGAATTCCTTCCAAAATGGACAACTTCAAACTTTTCAAGAGTAATGTCACCGACTGTTAAACATGTTGGTTTCTTCTATAAATTTGTTCCACGTGTAAACATCTATCTGTTTTCATTTTAGATCCATGAACAACTATATCATAGCACACGGTATTCTTTAGTAAAAGGCGAAAGAATAGTTCACTTTGTGCTCATCATATGGTTCCGTAGTTCAAAACATAGTAAGCTCATTTTTTTCAACAGCAAGCAGTTTGCTCAGCCAATGTGGGCTCTGTTCAGAAAACATGGGCACCCTCCCACAGGTGACACAGTTCTCGTTCTCTTCTTGTGTCAGCCTGTGATGTGTCTCCACtatgaagaagagaagaaacgATGCATCAAAGGTTTGCTTTCTTGGAAAGAGATAAATATACCTGGTTTACCAAGTACTATTAATTTGCATATATACACCAATAATGTTATCTAATTCTTCTTCATGAACCCTGGGAAGATAGAACTTTCTTTCAAGTTTGATTATTcaaaacatgaacaaaaaaaaagtggcgCAGGATTTTGCTTATCAGAACTGGTTCTGTTTTTTATGGTCATGAATATATATTTCTAGTGTAGATGTCATTTGCCATACCATGCTTTGTGACATCCTTGCATAAGGACACAGCCAAAACTAGCTActaaaaaatgttgattttgtctGTACTTATTTACTAATTTACTAATTGATATGAAAAATTGTCTTAAGTTTAGAATCCCATGCTGTTAATGTGATGATACTTCTCTAGCAGAAGTGAAGTACAGATTGACATGTTGATTAACATGTTCAAGAGCTTTGCACCATTAGTGCAGCTTAAATAATTAATGACATAAGGAGGCGCAAGGTAGGAAATCGGTTTGATATGGAATCCATTTCAAATATACACAAGAGTCGAATGATATTTTCGATACCGGGCAGCTTCCCGTCTTCAATGTGAAAAAATCTTTTTGAAACCGCGTATCCGAACTACataaattgttcaaaatcataTATTGAAAGCATAACAAGCCATTCTTTTATACAGACACAAACTTCAAAGGTGCACAAAACAGATATGCAAACAAAATATGTGTATATATTCTCTGGACATGTCTCCAGATAAATTCTACTAACTAAAAACTTGTCAGACTATTAATTCACAAAAACTGAGAAACtgagttacatatatttttgATTTGGGGCATAACCATAAACTCAAACTTCCTTGTAAACCTTTATATATGCATATCAGTGAATTCTCCTCTTTGGTCCAACGAGTTTTTCTGGACTAGTTTTGGCTCCTAGATTTTTCCATTGCTCTTGGAGCTGCAAACAAGATAATTCAGAACATACTTATCAGCAATCTTTCTCTCCAATATAAAACCAGTAATCCATATCAAAGATTACAAGATATATacaattgaataattttatcgCGAGCATAATACTTAGCCAAATAAAACCTCGACATATGTTAAGATGacagttaaaaaagaaaacaaaactcGGGCTGAAATCATCTTAATATATCTTGAAATTATGATTGGAAGTGCCTAATGGAGAGTTTAATGCAATAATTTGTTAACAACTTCCTTAGAAGAACCTAGAGTGTAAACTTTCATACCTAGCCCAATTGCATCAGAGCCTTTCATGATCCGTAGTCTCCTACACGAGTCAGCGAACATCCTGCATCAATCAACAATTTCAGTAAGCCGATTTAACCACTGGACTATCATGATTTAACATAAGCTTCAATATGAAAGTTTTTGGGAGAGCATATAGAaaaaacttatgacatgtctgTAAGCTGTTTtaagcttattttcataagcttttcaTGATAGCTTATGAGAACAACTTATAGcgtatataaaaatatttagacttattttctcttttgataTAGATAGAACTTATACATAAGCGATTacatgataagtgcttatgctataagtgcttaattaagctgtttatctaAACAGcgaattaaaaaataacttaccCCCAAGGAACGTCGCCTACAAGCATCCAATCTCCATCTTTATCTTCATATGTAAGAACATACTCAGATCCATGAAGAAGATCCCTCAAAGAGCTCTCACTTAGTCCATCTTTCCCAGGAAGTCCAGGCGAATTGCATTGACCTGATTTTAGGAATAGGAATATATTAGATCACAAAATCGTTATCGATAAACACCTATATGATAAACACTTAATTAACTGTGTAACCAAACAGGGTCTAGATAAGGTATGATAAACACTTAATTAACACTTACATGAGAAAGTCAAGCTAGGAAACTTGTTCCTAAAACACATGTAAATAATTTTACAGCAAGTAAAAAAAGTTgtgtaaaaaatcaaaataaagagCTAAGGGAAGTAATATGATGAAGGTAAAGTTAGTACCAATGGTAAAGCAGGTGAACATCTTCTCAAGAGCTGAAGAAAGTTCCATATAGTTGTTGTAGGTCTTGAGATCAACCTTTCTGAGATAAGGAGCACCATCCATACTCACTTTTACATAGAGACAGTCAAATTCTGGTTTTCCCTCAGCTTCATCATTGTTCTTTGTCAAATTTGACGCCATCGTGTTCTTTCGAAACGATCGAATTGGTGGCCATCCCACAACCTGTGCCCTATTACAGAAGTTTGATACAATGAAGAACACATAAGTTTAACAACTTTGAAGATGAGACCTTTTCTGAAAACAACCCAAAAATTCATAAGCCActatttttgaattatatatagaaaaattcaatttttgcataagaaaatatATCTAACTAAAACTCaccccaaaaagaaaaaaatcatgtctATTGAAGGGTTGAATCACAGAACATAaagccattaaaaaaaaacagtaacatGTCTAGTTTTTTATGAGTTACAATATCTTTCACCTTTGTCTAATCTAGCCAACCAAAACATGACATGATCTATATCAAACTTGTTTATCAACATGTTCCATGATTTAGTTGATTATGCAATGAACAAAAGATTactcaaaaaaactaaacagaACAGAACTAAGCAATTgtaaaatctaaaaacaataaGAAGGATGATGTAAATAAACATACTTTGCAGCAGGAGCATTAGCATGCTCATTTGTTCCAGAAACCTGTTTATTCTTTTCATGTACAGATTGATGAAGAACCTCTTTGATGTTTTTTGTTGCATTTGTATTAATCTTTTGAATATTAGTTTGAGTCTCTAAACCAGCAAGAGGTTTTCCAACATTCCCTCCTCTTGGCGAGAACAAACTACCTCCTTCAGATCCATCATTCATAGAGAAACTCCATTTCTTAGAAGACTCATCAATAGCATCAGAGAAACCTCTTTTAGCTCCAACACTAGCTACAAGGTTCTTCAAAGGAGAACAAACATTAATGCTCTTCAAATCTTTGTTGGCAAAGAAAGAGACTCCACCACCAGCACCAGCAGCAGAAACTGATTTTCTATCAGGAGATTCACAACCAGGTAAGCCTAGTCTGAGCTCAGTTTCCTTGAAGTTGAGAGATGAAGATGTTTTGTCCATTGAAGGATTATTTGCTAAACCTATGTAATCATGTTCTAATGGTGTAGACATGAAAATGGCTAGGtgaaaatatatcaaatattgaACACaagtttaaattattattacttaTGATGATAGTTATAGAAAACTTAGAATGAAGAGACGAGAGTATGAAGGTGATGTTATATTATTGATATGTATGTACTATGTAGCATAGGAGAGGAGTTGGCTGGTTTTGTTAATGTTCAAAACAACCTTCTTGGGACTTTCTGTACCAAACtttttactctttcttttttccaagaatttatttattttgtttatttacatgggaaatgctaaccggtgccccgagacactggttaaggatatgaataaggaaattatatagtagttaatgcattgaaattgtgtaattaatttataataaagtcaaaaacaatttctttttatggtaataatttccttttaCAGTATGTTTAACCCGTGCtccggggcaccggttagcacaAATATAGTATATAGTAGTATAATAACCTAAGACATGATTATGTTTCTGAGTGGTGTATACTGGTATGATTGTGCTAGTATCTGTAAACAATTGCtttcattgaaattttttaagggTCATTTTGATCGATGTTCCTGGTgcaattgttaaaaaaatagaaaaaaaaaagttttaaattaaaagtgccactttttaaatttttgaaaaattaattgtatAAGTTTCAATGTCatgttattatatttgtttagcattttcaaattataaaatggtttgagaaaaaaatcatctcaaattataaattgatatattatatcaacgaaatattgatgttattttttgatattataccttaattatttattactttatatattttcaatttatctttttaatattacATTCGTTCTTAATGTGTAAGTTTCAATGATCCTTatgatattattaaaaaagcatatttaattatattgacACATAAACCCACATTATAAAAAGAACTTTAAATAACTAAGGTAGATTGCGtgaaaaataacacatttattaaaaagaacgaatgtaatattaaaaagataaattgaaaatattgataTGCATTAAGAACTCTTAACATTTTTAATGATCCAACAATGATACGTAGATTGCGTGGAAACTCTTAACATTGATATGCATTATAATTAAGCATATTAGATAGTTGAAATCAATTTAAgagatatattttttcttaatacaAGCCTCCAACTACCTACAGTGCCACATTACGCTAATAGTACTAACAATGTATGTAGAATTGTTCTATAAATCAGAAAGGTAACATCCTCTCTTAATGCAAGCAAATTGGTTTCATTCTAATATTCAATACATCAACAAGTATTTCTATACACATTTTGAATGTGTCCTGTGTAGTGTATAGTAGTTAGCACCGACAAGTTTCTGAGCATTCCCCGGCAAGGTAACCTTTTACGTACTGTTTGTTTCTTCATGAGTCGGAGTACATAGATGAATTGGTTAAGTAGAGTTAAAAATGAAGTTACAGTAAAGTGAAGTGAAGCGTGTGTGAGTGTGAGGTAAAAGAGAAAcagaggagagagaaagagagaataatTAAGTGTAACGGTGAATATTCATTTCACTCATCCACGCGCGTATCGTAACGTATCCAACTGAAATAATtactttttatgaaaaacagaCCCAAAagtggaaagaaagaaagaagtgtGTGTATCTGTCAAGTGTGAATTGACAGGTAAGATCGGACGGTGTAGGTGGTTGTTAGGGAACATAACGGGGTTCCATTGTTGGACGGACTATAACCCACTTCATCATTACATTTCCGACTATTCATAAATGCACTACTCCATCCTTCATGTGTGAAAACAccatttttgattaaaaatttatctttaaatataatttttttttaattattaaatgtatttattattaaatgtatttattattattttcctaaggttatgaaaaatcaaatttaatacacatataaataaatgataattttgtaatattaacacgcaaaataaacacattttttcTTGGAAGTGTATGGGGTTCAAACCTCAGACCTTGTATGTATTATATATTGTCATTATCAACTAAACTAAACTCACGGGTAGGGATGAGGATTGGCCGGGCCAGGCTTCGATAGGCCTGGGTCTGACCTATGAAAAAGTTTACAAGCCTGAGCCTGATCTATGGCCTATCATAGACCGTTTTTCTTGACATGGCCTGACGTATTTAACAGTCTGGCCTGATCTGAAAGCCTACTTCCAAACCTAGTTTAAATTAAggtcatcaaatagttcatttgacCTAATAAATAATCTAAGTAGGCTTTAGTCTATTTCACTACAAGcaaattttaacaacattaaagACTAATTAAAAGCCTATTACGGGACTGATAGGTAGAGAAAAATATGTTTCTACTTTTAatgtatgcaattattttaatctaatttttttttttttagtagatagGTATTAATGGGTCTACCTATCGGTCTTAACAGACTTTCCTAGAAGCTTAAGCCTCACCTATTTAACTAAAGAtgctttttaaaaagtttaagcTTAGGCATCTCTACTAAACAGACAAGGTTAGACTATAGCAGGCTAGGCCGCgagcccctgtaggccggcctggcctattcccatccATACTCACGGGGACAAAATAgacattaatttttcttaaaaatgtgaaaaatgcaaTGGTTGCTTACATACatggacggagggagtatctttTAATCAAGTTATATGTcgttttgaaaaagaaataaaagattcatatattatcattttatttaggattaaatatgtttttttccttaaaaatatatcaactttttattttagtccatctaaaattttcattcaatttttagtctctataaaattttcaatcactacttttgatccttagttttaagttattttttgaattttttaaatgaaattgtgcaaaaaTGTGTGGAatattacaaacaaaaaaaaagaatttttttaacaaaatacaaattaaatttgaatttttcaaccgtaaaaaatataaaaattcatgttttgttaaaaaattatattttttttggggagagattcttataatattatgaatttttatgcaaaattttattcaaaaatatgaattttacatatgagtttactttaaaggagggaccaaaagacAATATGAGAAATTTttgaggactaaaagttgaagaaattttttagagggattaaaacgaaaagacCCTTTTTTCCCCCATGTGATAGGGGCATTTTCAGAATTTCACGTCaccacctctctctctctctctctctctctctctctctctctctctctctctctctctctcgctcCCTCCccctgtaacgccctatttatattaaagcgataaaacacgcgaatagcataaatattcaagaaatagacgatACGTCATCAACAAAacccaaaacaacatgcatgtataaaaatttccaacagtcgcagcggatataaaccatatacttcaaagcatacaTGCCATGATATCAAAATACATAATCATAAAAATTCTCTAAGTCCCTACAAAATGGGTAAATCttcaaaaatgaataaaatccaaaatagatAATCTAGATAATCAAAACAGACGCCTAGATCATAGCCTATCCTAGACTCTAAGACACGATAGCGAAGatagctcccgctatccaagcAACCACCGAGCAACTCACcaaagcaactaatcctgcacaacgtctacccatccatacagataggtaggcggtccatcacagatccactgggtaagcttcacatcaatcataatcaataaaataaacaaacataggCATTCAAGGATTCATGCATAGCACATATACATAACCATCCCTCCTAAATACTAGCATCACATGATTATTATCCCCCATCACATACATTTCAAGCTATCAAATTACTAACATAGCATAGCAACATATTCAATCACTAATCAAGTCATCGACATAAGCtcatcattcatcaacaacaatcaagaaaGGATTACTCACATTATTCTTCATTTAGCGTACTTAACTCAACAATGCATTTCAAAGTTATAAGCAAgtaattatcattatcaaagaaatcaccaaaacatatatgtatatacacATATACAATTCTCACCTCATCACTATTACCAaaacatttatcattaaataGATTCATCAAGTGTATAAGCACAAGTAAGCAAGATATGCAATTAGAGCATAGATCATTTATTTACaaccatcaacaaaatccaCCAATGTACATATACACAATCCGCATCACATCATTCAAAAATTCCACCaatgcacaaattcatcaagtcacatattcaattatgacacGATTCATCAACAATCGATTCAAATGTCACAAGTATGTATTCTTCAAACACACTTATCATTAACAATCATCATTCACATGCCACAAATAAGACTCAGGTCAACATTATATGCACCTAgttcgacacatatatgcatgtggtaccgaatcacctcaaggtcgtcaccttcgatgcaataaaaacatcgtatgtaagatttcacatccgtcttacataatcaccgaagtaaaagagctcaacccttttacggctacaagactcaacatgactatgatgcatagacatacaagcaaagactcgacaatgAAAAATCATCTCATAATTTTCACA
Proteins encoded in this window:
- the LOC11431444 gene encoding uncharacterized protein, with the protein product MSSSSSSPKLSITFTGTRHTHSPKQTTAMLERTLSSRRGNSHGDSDDDDLINADDSKTKKQHILFRITNRASTFLSQTRHYVPCLTIAFLLLFAFSFFFFFTSRSFVCISSNAFFKPASRAAFFDLDGLDSDFGALGVPCCRSKHGKTVEWTSKDLLKGLEEFVPIYETRPIKNNMYGMGLDHSFGLWFIARWLKPDLMIESGAFKGHSTWVLRQAMPDTRIVSLSPRHPEKYLKKGPAYVDGNCTYYAGKDFVDFGSVDWSKVMREHGIKDLSRVLIFFDDHQNELKRIEQALKAGFRHLVFEDNYDTGTGDHYSLRQICDQFYIRGGGHSCFKDSDEARIRSKRKKFWEKAVDTEELCGPGEAWWGVRGYMRDNFNHSNKPISYAQHFQNSRYVESILDVYWELPPVAGPSLTHQTRYDPARAPNPIVEDGRYGLFQRLGLGKLDNSVFNGYTQMVYLQISEQ
- the LOC11432380 gene encoding auxin-responsive protein IAA27, whose product is MSTPLEHDYIGLANNPSMDKTSSSLNFKETELRLGLPGCESPDRKSVSAAGAGGGVSFFANKDLKSINVCSPLKNLVASVGAKRGFSDAIDESSKKWSFSMNDGSEGGSLFSPRGGNVGKPLAGLETQTNIQKINTNATKNIKEVLHQSVHEKNKQVSGTNEHANAPAAKAQVVGWPPIRSFRKNTMASNLTKNNDEAEGKPEFDCLYVKVSMDGAPYLRKVDLKTYNNYMELSSALEKMFTCFTIGQCNSPGLPGKDGLSESSLRDLLHGSEYVLTYEDKDGDWMLVGDVPWGMFADSCRRLRIMKGSDAIGLAPRAMEKSRSQN